One genomic window of Arvicola amphibius chromosome 4, mArvAmp1.2, whole genome shotgun sequence includes the following:
- the Csf2 gene encoding granulocyte-macrophage colony-stimulating factor isoform X1 — protein MWLQILLFLGIVVRSFSAPTRSPALVTRPWKHVDAIKEALSLLNDTPTMENEEDVDIVSEEFSIQRPTCVQTRLKVYEQGLRGNLTKLRGALKMMASHYEKNCPPTPETDCDTQITTYEDFIDNLKGFLFDIPFDCWKPVQK, from the exons ATGTGGCTGCAGATCTTACTTTTCCTTGGCATTGTGGTCCGTAGCTTTTCTGCACCCACTCGCTCACCCGCCCTTGTCACCCGGCCTTGGAAGCATGTCGATGCCATCAAAGAAGCCCTGAGCCTCCTGAATGACACCCCTACCATGGAG AACGAAGAAGATGTAGACATTGTTTCTGAAGAGTTCTCCATCCAG AGGCCAACATGTGTGCAGACCCGCTTGAAGGTGTACGAGCAGGGCCTCCGGGGCAACCTCACCAAACTCAGGGGCGCCTTGAAGATGATGGCCAGTCACTACGAGAAGAACTGCCCCCCAACCCCG GAAACTGACTGTGACACCCAAATCACCACATATGAGGATTTCATAGACAACCTTAAAGGCTTTCTCTTTGACATCCCCTTTGACTGCTGGAAACCAGTCCAGAAATGA
- the Csf2 gene encoding granulocyte-macrophage colony-stimulating factor isoform X2, with protein sequence MWLQILLFLGIVVRSFSAPTRSPALVTRPWKHVDAIKEALSLLNDTPTMEVSEGENVDIVSEEFSIQRPTCVQTRLKVYEQGLRGNLTKLRGALKMMASHYEKNCPPTPETDCDTQITTYEDFIDNLKGFLFDIPFDCWKPVQK encoded by the exons ATGTGGCTGCAGATCTTACTTTTCCTTGGCATTGTGGTCCGTAGCTTTTCTGCACCCACTCGCTCACCCGCCCTTGTCACCCGGCCTTGGAAGCATGTCGATGCCATCAAAGAAGCCCTGAGCCTCCTGAATGACACCCCTACCATGGAGGTGAGTGAGGGAGAGA ATGTAGACATTGTTTCTGAAGAGTTCTCCATCCAG AGGCCAACATGTGTGCAGACCCGCTTGAAGGTGTACGAGCAGGGCCTCCGGGGCAACCTCACCAAACTCAGGGGCGCCTTGAAGATGATGGCCAGTCACTACGAGAAGAACTGCCCCCCAACCCCG GAAACTGACTGTGACACCCAAATCACCACATATGAGGATTTCATAGACAACCTTAAAGGCTTTCTCTTTGACATCCCCTTTGACTGCTGGAAACCAGTCCAGAAATGA